A genomic window from Nocardioides sp. BP30 includes:
- a CDS encoding FAD-binding dehydrogenase has protein sequence MTQAEQMQRADIIVVGAGLAGLVAAAEAADAGRSVLLVDQEPEQSLGGQAFWSLGGLFLIDSPEQRRMGIKDSLELATQDWLGSAAFDREEDLWPRRWAEAYLDFAHGEKRSWLHAMGHRLFPVVGWAERGDGRADGHGNSVPRFHITWGTGPGVVAPFERRAREHAAAGRIRFAFRHRVDEVVVEGGTATGVRGRVLEPSTIERGQASSRVEVADFELRAQAVIVTSGGIGGNHDLVRKAWPARLGTPPASMVSGVPAHVDGRMIQITRDAGARIINEDRMWHYVEGIRNWDPIWANHGIRILPGPSSLWLDATGRRLPAPNFPGFDTLGTLKVLRESGYDYSWFVLTQKIIEKEFALSGSEQNPDLTGKSVRGVIERARKGPGPVEAFKQYGEDFVVADSLSDLVAGMNKLAADDPSGPTIDERELRRLIEARDRQIENPYAKDAQITAMYAARHYRGDKLSRVAKPHRLLDPANGPLIAVKLHILSRKTLGGLETDLSGRCLTAAGVPLPGLYAAGEVNGFGGGGMMGYNALEGTFLGGCLFSGRTAGRAAAAAV, from the coding sequence ATGACGCAGGCCGAGCAGATGCAACGGGCAGACATCATCGTCGTGGGTGCCGGGCTGGCAGGGCTGGTGGCAGCGGCCGAGGCGGCCGACGCCGGCAGGTCCGTGCTGCTGGTCGACCAGGAGCCCGAGCAGTCGCTCGGTGGCCAGGCGTTCTGGAGCCTGGGCGGCTTGTTCCTCATCGACAGCCCCGAGCAGCGCCGGATGGGCATCAAGGACTCGCTCGAGCTGGCCACCCAGGACTGGCTGGGCAGCGCCGCGTTCGACCGTGAGGAGGACCTGTGGCCGCGCCGCTGGGCCGAGGCCTACCTCGACTTCGCGCACGGCGAGAAGCGGTCCTGGCTGCACGCGATGGGGCACCGGCTCTTCCCGGTCGTCGGCTGGGCCGAGCGCGGCGACGGCCGCGCCGACGGGCACGGCAACTCCGTGCCCCGGTTCCACATCACGTGGGGGACAGGGCCTGGTGTGGTGGCCCCGTTCGAGCGCCGGGCGCGCGAGCACGCCGCGGCCGGGCGGATCCGGTTCGCCTTCCGCCACCGCGTCGACGAGGTCGTCGTCGAGGGCGGTACGGCGACAGGTGTCCGCGGCCGTGTCCTCGAGCCCAGCACGATCGAGCGCGGGCAGGCGTCCTCACGGGTCGAGGTCGCGGACTTCGAGCTCCGGGCCCAGGCGGTGATCGTGACCTCCGGTGGCATCGGAGGCAACCACGACCTGGTCCGCAAGGCCTGGCCGGCCCGCCTGGGCACACCGCCGGCGTCGATGGTCTCCGGCGTACCCGCGCACGTGGACGGACGGATGATCCAGATCACCCGCGACGCCGGTGCGCGGATCATCAACGAGGACCGGATGTGGCACTACGTCGAGGGCATCCGCAACTGGGACCCGATCTGGGCCAATCACGGCATCCGGATCCTCCCCGGCCCCTCCTCGCTGTGGCTCGACGCGACAGGTCGCCGCCTGCCTGCTCCGAACTTCCCCGGCTTCGACACGCTCGGCACCCTCAAGGTGCTGCGGGAGAGCGGCTACGACTACTCCTGGTTCGTGCTGACCCAGAAGATCATCGAGAAGGAGTTCGCGCTCTCCGGCTCGGAGCAGAACCCCGACCTCACCGGCAAGTCGGTGCGCGGCGTCATCGAGCGGGCACGCAAGGGTCCCGGGCCGGTCGAGGCGTTCAAGCAGTACGGCGAGGACTTCGTGGTCGCCGACTCGCTCAGCGACCTGGTCGCGGGGATGAACAAGCTCGCCGCCGACGACCCGAGTGGCCCGACGATCGACGAGCGCGAGCTGCGCCGCCTGATCGAGGCGCGCGATCGCCAGATCGAGAACCCCTATGCCAAGGACGCCCAGATCACCGCGATGTACGCCGCCCGGCACTACCGCGGCGACAAGCTCTCCCGGGTGGCCAAGCCGCACCGACTGCTCGACCCGGCCAACGGGCCGCTGATCGCGGTGAAGCTGCACATCCTCTCGCGCAAGACCCTCGGTGGCCTGGAGACCGACCTCTCCGGACGGTGCCTGACCGCCGCCGGCGTGCCGCTCCCCGGCCTCTATGCGGCGGGCGAGGTCAACGGCTTCGGCGGAGGCGGAATGATGGGCTACAACGCGCTCGAGGGCACCTTCCTCGGCGGCTGCTTGTTCAGCGGCCGCACCGCGGGCCGCGCCGCGGCCGCTGCGGTCTGA
- a CDS encoding non-heme iron oxygenase ferredoxin subunit gives MSTGIRVAALDDIAVGEGLAISSDLTGTEDDIALLRDDDGTVYALNDTCTHAVASLSDGWVEEGAVECPVHASRFCLKNGKVLGPPASADTVAHRVEVRDGEVYLFPGEQPAQ, from the coding sequence ATGAGCACCGGAATCCGCGTCGCCGCCCTCGACGACATCGCCGTCGGGGAGGGGCTCGCGATCTCCAGCGACCTCACCGGCACCGAGGACGACATCGCCCTCCTGCGCGACGACGACGGCACGGTCTACGCGCTCAACGACACCTGCACCCATGCCGTCGCGTCGCTCTCCGACGGCTGGGTGGAGGAGGGCGCGGTGGAGTGCCCGGTGCATGCCTCGCGGTTCTGCCTCAAGAACGGCAAGGTGCTGGGGCCGCCCGCCAGTGCCGACACGGTCGCGCACCGGGTCGAGGTGCGCGACGGCGAGGTCTACCTGTTCCCGGGCGAGCAGCCGGCGCAGTAG
- a CDS encoding DMT family transporter: MSIVLVAVVLLMAAIGFEVGATAAIPRTDSFHQLGWSLAVIAGYAAATWLLSVVVKTLPLGITYATWAGLGTVAVAVIGCLAYGEQMSVLKVVAMTAIIGGVIVLNASSSHA; encoded by the coding sequence GTGAGCATCGTGTTGGTCGCAGTGGTCCTGCTGATGGCGGCCATCGGCTTCGAGGTCGGCGCCACGGCCGCGATCCCGCGGACCGACTCCTTCCACCAGCTCGGCTGGTCGCTGGCGGTCATCGCGGGGTACGCCGCCGCCACCTGGTTGCTGTCCGTCGTCGTCAAGACGTTGCCGCTCGGCATCACCTATGCGACCTGGGCGGGCCTGGGCACCGTCGCCGTCGCCGTCATCGGGTGCCTCGCCTACGGCGAGCAGATGTCGGTGCTGAAGGTCGTCGCCATGACGGCGATCATCGGCGGCGTGATCGTCCTCAATGCGAGCAGCTCGCACGCCTGA